A segment of the Triticum urartu cultivar G1812 chromosome 1, Tu2.1, whole genome shotgun sequence genome:
CAGAATGTTTCCACGAGAAAAAAGCGGTATGTTCCTATACATTCCTGACCTCCATCGCACGGATGGAACAGAACAGCTTTGCTGAATAATCTTCGCTGGCACCGGAACCCTCTTCTTGCTAATAAGTCCCTCATCTCGAAAAAACCCACACAGCGGGCTAAGAAAAAGGGGGAAAACAGAGTTGAGGAAGAAACGAGCCATGGCGCAGCAGCTGCTGCTTCTCCTACCCGCGCCTTCGGGGACGTTCTCGAAGCCACTCCCTTCCCCTGCCCCCTCCATGCCCCGGCGCCATGTCCCCTCCATCTCCATCACACGCCGATTGGTGGCGGgagtcgccgccgcccgccgcgacCTGCTCCGCTGCGGAATGCGGCGCTCAGGTGAGCCCTCCTCTTCTTCCTTGCTCCTAAGACGTAAGCAGATTGCAGCTGTGTGAATTGTTCTCTGAGTGTTTTTTTTCCTTTGTCTTTGGACATGTGATCAGATTTGGTGTCCGAATTGGAGCTCGCCAAGGACAAGAAGCAGCAGGGTGGTAGTGCCAATGCCATATTCTGGATCTTGCTGCTTAATTTTGGACTCTATGTTGCAGACCACTTGTTACAGGTACCATTGCAATCTCTTGGCTATTTCAATGTGCAGAAATCCATGTAGGCCCTCGAGTACTGGTGTTATATGCTAGTAGAACATCTGCATAAACCAGAGTGATGCGAGATGCACTGTACGAGTTGTTGAATTATGTATTTCAATCTAATTGGCCATAAATTTTCAAGTACTATGGCTGTTCAATTGCAAGAACACCCTGAAGAAATGAACAATGGCACAGAATGATGTGAACTTGTGATCATAATTTTTTATTCAATACTGAATTTATCTTCAAATTACCGAATTTATATCCCAAAAATTATGAACACGTGTCTACTATTTATATTACTATGTGAGGATATATTACTAGTTGGATGAAAACTGAGGACACATTTTTATTTGTTGATTTTTGTTACCTTTGCTTTGCATTTCAGATCCGGCAGATAAAGGCACTCTACCTGTACCATGCATTCCCGTCTTGGTATCAGTTTGTGACATCAACGTTTTGCCATGCTAACTGGTCAGTTTAACTTGTTGCGGATTGCATTTTTGTATATATTTATAAATATGTTTCTTTCCATTTTAGTTCCCTCTGTAAATGCAAACAAATAGTAACTAACAAACTATTGTACTGATATATCAGTAACTGTAAGTGTTTAACATTCTTTCGGGGCAATGTATAATTTCCACTTATTCAGTTATCTGTAATCCATTACAGGAACCACCTTTCAAGCAATCTGTTCTTTGTGTACATTTTTGGTGAGTTTGGTACCTGAAGCAATGCTTTGCTTGATGCTTGTAGTTTTGTTAAAGGATGCCTAGTTATCATCTAAATATACAGGAAAGCTTGTAGAAGAGGAGGAAGGTAACTTCGCACTGTGGATGTCTTATATTTTGACTGGTGCTGGAGCAAACTTGATTTCATGGTTAGTTCTTCCAACGTCATCTGTGTCGCTTGGAGCATCTGGGGCTGTTTTTGGCCTTTTCACAATTAGTGTACTGGTAAAGGTGATTATACCTAATCTTGATCTGTTCCAGAGTATTTCTTTGGATGAGCACTAATCTCATATAACTTTTACCAATCTTTGTGTTGCTCCTTTATTGCAACAGATGTCCTGGGACTGGAGAAAGATTCTTGAGGTCCTTATCCTTGGTCAATTTGTTGTTGACAAGGTAAATATTACACTATCTTGTGGGGAATCCTCTATTTGTTGTTGCCTGACTCGACGTTTATTTGTTGAACATATCTTAGTTACAGCGATGAAATAAATACATCTGCAGGTGGGGTTGTTCACTGCCGCCTATTCATTGTATTACTCCCTAAATATTCATAGTTCCATTTCCCTTCAAGGGAAAACCTCTGAAAGAAGTTCCATATTGACCTTGGATTT
Coding sequences within it:
- the LOC125553271 gene encoding rhomboid-like protein 11, chloroplastic, whose product is MAQQLLLLLPAPSGTFSKPLPSPAPSMPRRHVPSISITRRLVAGVAAARRDLLRCGMRRSDLVSELELAKDKKQQGGSANAIFWILLLNFGLYVADHLLQIRQIKALYLYHAFPSWYQFVTSTFCHANWNHLSSNLFFVYIFGKLVEEEEGNFALWMSYILTGAGANLISWLVLPTSSVSLGASGAVFGLFTISVLVKMSWDWRKILEVLILGQFVVDKVMEAARATTITGAALQVNNIAHVSGALIGAALVFVINRIPLSSIDDNPKASKDNKDKRS